A window of the Cicer arietinum cultivar CDC Frontier isolate Library 1 chromosome 6, Cicar.CDCFrontier_v2.0, whole genome shotgun sequence genome harbors these coding sequences:
- the LOC101505465 gene encoding glycine-rich RNA-binding protein 2, mitochondrial, translating to MHKTPIVCARALLFQTYALPLPQFLLSVRHHSSTNLFVAGLSYNTNETVLRDTFGHHGQIIEVRVICDHKTGESQGYGFVRFNSETAAATARKELHGQIVDGRRIRVSYAHKG from the exons ATGCACAAAACCCCGATAGTGTGTGCTAGAGCTCTTCTTTTTCAGACTTATGCATTACCCTTACCTCAATTCTTACTATCCGTGCGTCATCATTCATCTACCAATTTGTTCGTCGCAG GGCTTTCCTATAACACTAATGAAACTGTTCTCAGAGACACCTTTGGACACCATGGCCAAATCATCGAAG tTAGAGTAATTTGTGACCACAAGACTGGGGAATCGCAAGGGTATGGATTTGTGAGGTTCAATTCTGAAACTGCAGCTGCCACAGCTCGCAAAGAATTGCACGGCCAg ATCGTGGATGGCAGACGAATTCGAGTGAGTTATGCGCACAAAGGGTAA
- the LOC101505149 gene encoding uncharacterized protein, whose amino-acid sequence MSDTQSAPRTSGYLDALSQAIHKKLQRALANTSQRRNLLQELFADIALEVDDRAKDVIVNKEEDVISPANDAIDGPLCFYDVLADYVVRVPESGKPILDLIVQLWSQSFASHIFALLFHKWLFEVHLDNREVLLRYSSALVQGATNVFWIDIQTNTRRFRSVFRYLLDDVALDHSRLNKIPVQAQRDMYLLLSRFILFYNSADKIDSFLKQCPVFQTAFLIGAPADIFVNELTDQLQKLKVEPVLLHYLSEIKVLQGMELRMTTSTRLKTCLYSFTSPGGPMYPTRAVRHAAWEALDLLFPVGQYPRHLISLFFRLLYPWYWPSSCWNFVISCIQAIFFSLLRLIFSTWERIAKPKTQ is encoded by the exons ATGTCCGACACTCAATCAGCCCCTCGAACCTCCGGTTATCTCGATGCTCTCTCTCAAGCGATCCATAAGAAGCTTCAGCGG GCGTTGGCTAATACATCGCAGAGGCGCAATTTGTTGCAGGAGCTCTTTGCTGACATAGCTTTAGAGGTCGATGATCGAGCCAAAG ATGTAATTGTCAACAAGGAAGAAGATGTCATTTCTCCTGCAAATGATGCCATTGATGGTCCGTTGTGTTTCTATGATGTGCTTGCTGATTACGTTGTGCGAGTGCCAGAAAGTGGAAAACCCATCCTTGACTTGATTGTCCAACTCTGGAGCCAGTCATTTGCTTCACATATATTTGCTCTCCTGTTTCACAAATGG TTATTTGAAGTTCATCTTGATAATCGAGAAGTGCTTCTTCGGTATTCATCTGCCCTGGTTCAAGGTGCCACAAATGTTTTCTG GATTGACATTCAAACAAATACAAGGCGTTTCCGGTCTGTATTCCGT TACCTCTTGGATGATGTTGCATTAGACCACAGTAGATTGAATAAAATTCCTGTTCAG GCTCAGCGAGATATGTATCTTTTGCTCTCGCGGTTCATTCTATTTTACAATTCAG CTGACAAAATCGATAGCTTCTTGAAACAATGCCCTGTTTTCCAAACTGCTTTCTTAATTGGTGCTCCTGCTGATATATTTGTGAATGAACTCACTGATCAG CTTCAAAAGCTAAAGGTAGAACCTGTCCTGCTGCATTATCTTTCAGAAATTAAGGTTCTTCAGG GTATGGAATTGAGAATGACTACAAGTACCAGATTGAAAACTTGTTTGTATAGTTTTACTTCTCCCGGTGGTCCAATGTACCCGACTAGAGCTGTTCGTCATGCTGCTTGGGAAGCACTAGATTTGCTTTTTCCg GTGGGGCAATACCCTCGGCATCTCATAAGTCTGTTCTTCAGGTTGCTTTATCCATGGTATTGGCCATCCTCTTGTTGGAACTTTGTGATTTCTTGCATCCAGGCAATCTTTTTCTCCTTACTGAGGTTGATATTTTCTACGTGGGAAAGGATTGCCAAACCAAAAACACAGTAA
- the LOC101504621 gene encoding UDP-glucuronic acid decarboxylase 6-like isoform X1 — protein sequence MAANSSNGDHQTTHKQPPLPSPLRFSKFFQSNMRILVTGGAGFIGSHLVDRLMENEKNEVIVADNYFTGSKDNLKKWIGHPRFELIRHDVTEPLMIEVDQIYHLACPASPIFYKYNPVKTIKTNVIGTLNMLGLAKRVGARILLTSTSEVYGDPLEHPQTESYWGNVNPIGVRSCYDEGKRVAETLMFDYHRQHGIEIRVARIFNTYGPRMNIDDGRVVSNFIAQALRGESLTVQSPGTQTRSFCYVSDLVDGLIRLMGGSDTGPINLGNPGEFTMLELAETVKELINPNVEIKTVENTPDDPRQRKPDITKAKELLGWEPKVKLRDGLPLMEGDFRLRLGVDKKN from the exons ATGGCAGCGAATTCTTCTAATGGAGATCACCAAACAACACATAAGCAACCTCCTTTGCCATCTCCCCTGCGTTTCTCCAAATTCTTTCAG TCTAACATGAGAATCTTGGTTACTGGAGGAGCTGGATTCATTGGTTCTCACCTAGTTGATAGATTGatggaaaatgaaaaaaatgag GTCATTGTTGCGGATAACTACTTCACTGGATCAAAGGACAACCTCAAAAAATGGATTGGTCATCCAAGATTTGAGCTTATCCGTCATG ATGTCACTGAGCCTCTGATGATTGAGGTTGATCAGATCTACCATCTGGCATGCCCCGCATCTcctattttttacaaatataatcCTGTAAAG aCAATAAAGACTAATGTTATTGGCACTCTGAACATGCTTGGACTTGCAAAACGAGTTGGAGCAAG GATTTTGCTTACTTCCACTTCGGAGGTATATGGAGATCCTCTTGAGCATCCCCAAACTGAAAGCTATTGGGGCAATGTTAACCCTATTG GAGTTCGTAGCTGCTATGACGAGGGGAAACGTGTGGCTGAGACTTTGATGTTTGATTATCATAGGCAGCACGGAATAG AAATACGTGTTGCAAGAATCTTTAACACATATGGACCACGCATGAATATTGATGATGGACGTGTTGTCAGCAACTTCATTGCTCAAGCACTGCG TGGTGAATCCTTGACTGTCCAATCTCCAGGAACACAAACTCGCAGTTTCTGCTATGTCTCTGACCTG GTTGACGGTCTTATCCGTCTCATGGGAGGATCTGACACTGGTCCAATCAATCTTGGAAACCCAG GTGAATTCACAATGCTTGAACTTGCTGAGACAGTGAAGGAG CTTATTAATCCAAATGTGGAGATAAAGACTGTGGAAAACACTCCTGATGATCCAAGACAGAGAAAACCAGACATAACAAAAGCAAAGGAATTGCTTGGATGGGAACCAAAGGTCAAGCTGAGGGATGGTCTTCCTCTTATGGAAGGAGATTTCCGTTTGAGGCTTGGGGTTGACAAGAAAAATTAA
- the LOC101504621 gene encoding UDP-glucuronic acid decarboxylase 6-like (The RefSeq protein has 2 substitutions compared to this genomic sequence): MAANSSNGDHQTTHKQPPLPSPLRFSKFFQSNMRILVTGGAGFIGSHLVDRLMENEKNEVIVADNYFTGSKDNLKKWIGHPRFELIRHDVTEPLMIEVDQIYHLACPASPIFYKYNPVKTIKTNVIGTLNMLGLAKRVGARILLTSTSEVYGDPLEHPQTESYWGNVNPNGVRNCYDEGKRVAETLMFDYHRQHGIEIRVARIFNTYGPRMNIDDGRVVSNFIAQALRGESLTVQSPGTQTRSFCYVSDLVDGLIRLMGGSDTGPINLGNPGEFTMLELAETVKELINPNVEIKTVENTPDDPRQRKPDITKAKELLGWEPKVKLRDGLPLMEGDFRLRLGVDKKN, translated from the exons ATGGCAGCGAATTCTTCTAATGGAGATCACCAAACAACACATAAGCAACCTCCTTTGCCATCTCCCCTGCGTTTCTCCAAATTCTTTCAG TCTAACATGAGAATCTTGGTTACTGGAGGAGCTGGATTCATTGGTTCTCACCTAGTTGATAGATTGatggaaaatgaaaaaaatgag GTCATTGTTGCGGATAACTACTTCACTGGATCAAAGGACAACCTCAAAAAATGGATTGGTCATCCAAGATTTGAGCTTATCCGTCATG ATGTCACTGAGCCTCTGATGATTGAGGTTGATCAGATCTACCATCTGGCATGCCCCGCATCTcctattttttacaaatataatcCTGTAAAG aCAATAAAGACTAATGTTATTGGCACTCTGAACATGCTTGGACTTGCAAAACGAGTTGGAGCAAG GATTTTGCTTACTTCCACTTCGGAGGTATATGGAGATCCTCTTGAGCATCCCCAAACTGAAAGCTATTGGGGCAATGTTAACCCTATTG GAGTTCGTAGCTGCTATGACGAGGGGAAACGTGTGGCTGAGACTTTGATGTTTGATTATCATAGGCAGCACGGAATAG AAATACGTGTTGCAAGAATCTTTAACACATATGGACCACGCATGAATATTGATGATGGACGTGTTGTCAGCAACTTCATTGCTCAAGCACTGCG TGGTGAATCCTTGACTGTCCAATCTCCAGGAACACAAACTCGCAGTTTCTGCTATGTCTCTGACCTG GTTGACGGTCTTATCCGTCTCATGGGAGGATCTGACACTGGTCCAATCAATCTTGGAAACCCAG GTGAATTCACAATGCTTGAACTTGCTGAGACAGTGAAGGAG CTTATTAATCCAAATGTGGAGATAAAGACTGTGGAAAACACTCCTGATGATCCAAGACAGAGAAAACCAGACATAACAAAAGCAAAGGAATTGCTTGGATGGGAACCAAAGGTCAAGCTGAGGGATGGTCTTCCTCTTATGGAAGGAGATTTCCGTTTGAGGCTTGGGGTTGACAAGAAAAATTAA
- the LOC101504289 gene encoding sec14 cytosolic factor: MGERMDKSNSSMNPNSKQSSAINGKKTYNKQLVASRPKGFAQRYCEPLVSLTHGDFGSSAVGRATLFLLKVAALETVRRFSNSKCPCLWRGLQGLQILVYPPFKWIQRWAPFTGLVKSMQVLSRPLLVLSIATVFTDPPQCSDGTSDCIIDSPDSEISAEPSPVQDNLNTSQPEGAPKVLEYEKWLTQLNQELENQGISLPERINDDELDRFYAASNNDFSCFLTSIKKTIRWRECYKILSEEELEMWSNMVFWHGSDLLQRPCLIVRLGIACSSLAFQDRPRFAQAIISQVDFGVLHLVDRDNPQITVLVDCEGLSPLRVPMQILRSCSSLLQDHFPNRLGCLYVIRLPAIARVIAQTFIQVLKPATKKKLKIEGEMYKKVLYDDLSTLPSYLGGSCTCVKCSKMGKHNMIQPHETGTSSSRIDREDDISDYSDTPSLHQSIELDGRQHSNYDQMLRTAVISILVVWVVVALGAGIYEPSL, translated from the exons ATGGGAGAGAGGATGGATAAGTCTAACTCGAGCATGAACCCTAATTCTAAACAAAGTAGTGCTATCAATGGTAAAAAAACGTACAACAAACAGCTGGTTGCATCGCGTCCTAAAGGCTTTGCGCAAAGATATTGTGAACCCCTTGTTTCATTGACGCATGGTGACTTTGGAAGCAGTGCTGTGGGACGTGCCACATTGTTTTTACTTAAAGTTGCTGCTTTAGAGACTGTACGGAGGTTTTCCAACAGTAAATGCCCGTGTTTGTGGCGAGGCCTGCAGGGTCTACAAATCCTTGTATACCCACCATTTAAATGGATTCAGAGGTGGGCTCCCTTCACGGGTTTGGTCAAAAGCATGCAG GTACTATCAAGACCATTATTAGTCCTTTCCATTGCAACAGTCTTTACTGATCCACCACAATGTAGTGATGGAACCTCAGATTGTATTATTGATTCTCCTGATTCAGAAATATCTGCAGAACCATCTCCTGTGCAAGATAATTTGAATACTAG TCAACCTGAGGGAGCTCCTAAAGTCTTAGAATATGAAAAATGGTTGACTCAACTCAATCAAGAGCTTGAAAATCAAGGGATTAGTTTGCCAGAAAG AATCAATGATGATGAGCTCGACAGATTTTATGCCGCTTCTAATAATGACTTTTCATGCTTCCTTACCTCAATCAAGAAGACGATACGCTGGCGGGAGTGTTACAAAATTCTTTCAGAAGAAGAGCTGGAAATGTGGTCAAATATGGTGTTCTGGCATGGATCTGATTTGTTGCAAAGACCTTGTCTCATTGTAAGGCTTGGGATAGCTTGCAGCTCCTTAGCATTCCAAGATAGACCTCGATTTGCTCAGGCAATTA TATCACAGGTAGACTTTGGAGTCTTGCACTTAGTTGATAGAGACAACCCTCAAATTACAGTATTGGTAGACTGTGAAGGGTTATCTCCATTGAGAGTTCCCATGCAAATACTGAGGTCTTGTTCTTCCCTTCTGCAAGATCACTTTCCTAATCGTCTTGGTTGTTTGTATGTCATTCGACTTCCAGCAATTGCCCGTGTTATTGCCCAGACTTTTATTCAG GTTTTAAAGCCAGCTACTAAGAAAAAGTTGAAAATAGAAGGAGAGATGTACAAGAAGGTTCTTTATGACGATCTATCCACACTACCATCATATCTTGGAGGCAGCTGCACATGCGTCAAGTGTTCTAAAATGGGCAAGCACAATATGATACAACCTCATGAAACTGGGACCAGCAGTAGCAGGATTGATAGGGAGGATGATATCAGTGACTACAGTGATACGCCATCGCTGCATCAATCTATTGAATTAGATGGTCGCCAACACAGCAACTATGATCAGATGTTGAGAACTGCTGTCATAAGTATTCTGGTAGTTTGGGTTGTCGTAGCTCTTGGTGCTGGAATATATGAACCTAGTTTATAA